In Lepidochelys kempii isolate rLepKem1 chromosome 10, rLepKem1.hap2, whole genome shotgun sequence, a single window of DNA contains:
- the LOC140917967 gene encoding gonadotropin-releasing hormone II receptor-like → MPEERDLMTPPQSADVVDENLSASDCPEPWIEPTFTLAARVRVIVTICFFLIAACSNSVVLYSIMRKRRKSHVRLLILSLTVADLLVTFTVMPLDAVWNVTVQWYAGDLPCKLLNFFKLFAMYSAALVLVVISIDRHSAILHPFAFANSSRRNRLMLYVAWVMSLLLASPQLFLFHLHTAPGVNFTQCVTHGSFQEHWEEILYNMFTFTTLYVTPLSVMIVCYIRIIWEISKQLKINKGLARSKNNHISKARMKTLKMTIVIVASFIICWTPYYLLGLWYWFQPDMIQSMPEYINHSLFLFGLLHTCTDPIIYGLYTPSFREDMKACLRGIETVITGQERNKLMSSSEMNIKDYIINGGAASGASNGTIIHTVC, encoded by the exons ATGCCTGAAGAACGGGACCTTATGACTCCTCCTCAGTCAGCTGATGTCGTGGATGAAAACCTCTCTGCTTCCGACTGCCCCGAGCCCTGGATCGAACCCACTTTCACCCTAGCAGCCAGGGTCCGTGTGATTGTCACCATCTGCTTTTTCTTGATAGCAGCATGCAGCAACTCAGTTGTGTTATATAGCAtcatgaggaagagaaggaagtcCCATGTCCGGCTGCTGATACTGAGCTTAACAGTGGCAGATTTACTGGTGACCTTCACGGTCATGCCCCTGGATGCTGTGTGGAATGTGACAGTCCAGTGGTACGCCGGGGACCTGCCCTGTAAATTGCTGAACTTCTTCAAGCTCTTTGCCATGTACTCTGCAGCGCTGGTGCTTGTGGTTATCAGCATAGACCGGCACTCAGCCATCCTCCATCCCTTTGCCTTCGCTAATTCCAGTCGACGCAACAGACTCATGTTATATGTTGCTTGGGTCATGAGCCTTCTGCTGGCCTCGCCCCAG ctttttctttttcaccTGCACACTGCCCCGGGTGTCAATTTTACCCAGTGTGTGACACATGGAAGTTTCCAAGAGCACTGGGAAGAAATCCTCTACAACATGTTCACCTTCACCACCCTCTATGTCACCCCACTGAGCGTCATGATTGTCTGCTACATCCGCATCATCTGGGAAATCAGCAAGCAACTGAAGATCAACAAGG GTCTAGCAAGAAGCAAAAACAACCACATCTCCAAGGCGCGAATGAAGACCCTGAAGATGACCATTGTGATAGTTGCCTCCTTCATTATCTGCTGGACCCCATATTACCTCCTGGGCCTGTGGTACTGGTTCCAGCCAGACATGATTCAAAGCATGCCGGAGTACATCAACCACAGTCTCTTTCTCTTTGGCTTGCTACACACGTGCACCGATCCTATCATTTACGGACTCTACACTCCTTCCTTCCGAGAGGATATGAAGGCGTGCCTTAGAGGAATAGAAACAGTAATTACAGGGCAGGAGAGAAACAAACTGATGTCCAGTTCTGAGATGAACATAAAGGACTACATTATAAATGGCGGAGCAGCTTCGGGCGCTTCCAACGGCACAATCATCCACACGGTCTGCTAA